One region of Salvia miltiorrhiza cultivar Shanhuang (shh) chromosome 3, IMPLAD_Smil_shh, whole genome shotgun sequence genomic DNA includes:
- the LOC131018132 gene encoding uncharacterized protein LOC131018132 yields MAFNQLSRYAPMLVDTYEKRAEKFRNGLRHEISISLASQGGLTYAQTLSRALTIESLLPREKGKAPGQSGFVPPQDGGKGKRKWNEGTGGNPGNGIGKKPWVANQNQNQRQNQQSQAMGRPLCPSCGETGHYTSACPKKNGGAPQQRNPGNQQQQNQGRGGHRGPPQNARAYALNQNQAAGNQGNLAGMINVFDVPIIALFDTGASHSFISHAACKRLELTPQLAETTLEVSTPGGGRLAAKDVISNLELNIGAETFKGWTGLLKSVPRYCATRERSLSNPLEMRRQVFME; encoded by the exons ATGGCTTTCAACCAGCTGTCACGATATGCACCAATGTTAGTGGATACTTATGAGAAGCGCGCAGAGAAATTCAGGAACGGACTGCGCCACGAGATATCGATCTCCCTAGCAAGTCAGGGAGGTCTCACTTATGCACAAACTCTGAGCAGGGCTCTCACcattgagtcattgctaccaagggagaaaggaaagGCTCCTGGACAGTCTGGATTCGTGCCACCTCAAGATGGTGgcaaaggaaaaagaaagtggaacgAGGGAACTGGAGGAAACCCTGGGAATGGAAttgggaagaaaccatgggttgctaaccaaaatcagaatcaacGTCAGAACCAACAGTCGCAAGCAATGGGACGACCCCTATGCCCAAG TTGTGGGGAAACTGGGCACTATACTTCAGCATGTCCAAAGAAGAACGGAGGAGCACCTCAACAGCGAAACCCCGGGAATCAGCAGCAACAGAACCAGGGTCGTGGAGGACATCGGGGACCGCCTCAAAATGCTAGGGCATATGCCCTTAACCAAAACCAAGCAGCAGGAAACCAaggaaacttggcaggtatgattaATGTCTTTGACGTGCCGATAatagctttgtttgatactggagcgtcCCACTCTTTCATTTCACATGCTGCTTGTAAGAGATTAGAACTGACTCCACAATTGGCTGAGACAACTTTAGAGGTTAGCACCCCTGGTGGTGGAAGATTGGCTGCTAAGGACGTTATCTCGAACTTAGAGCTGAACATAGGTGCTGAAACGTTTAAG GGATGGACTGGCTTACTCAAGTCGGTGCCACGATACTGTGCAACGAGAGAAAGATCTCTTTCAAATCCGCTGGAAATGAGAAGGCAAGTTTTCATGGAATAA